From a region of the Halanaerobium hydrogeniformans genome:
- a CDS encoding molybdenum cofactor biosynthesis protein MoaE translates to MVKKESPSIDQLLKEAKADPDASEVGMFLVHNGVVRKTPRAKVRQGIDDGSEVMGMEFDYDPLKVEEAIAETYKMDGIFYVKTWLNKGQLEVGDDIMYVLIGGDIRPNVIAGLQFLVGKIKNECVKEIEQKK, encoded by the coding sequence ATGGTAAAAAAAGAATCTCCCTCAATAGATCAGTTGCTTAAAGAAGCAAAAGCAGATCCTGATGCTTCAGAAGTAGGAATGTTTTTAGTCCATAATGGTGTTGTGCGCAAAACCCCAAGAGCCAAAGTCCGCCAAGGAATAGATGATGGTTCAGAAGTAATGGGGATGGAATTTGATTATGATCCCCTCAAGGTAGAAGAGGCTATCGCAGAAACCTACAAAATGGATGGCATTTTTTATGTAAAGACCTGGTTAAACAAGGGGCAGCTTGAAGTTGGGGATGATATAATGTATGTTTTAATTGGAGGAGATATTAGACCTAATGTTATCGCTGGCCTGCAGTTTTTGGTGGGCAAAATCAAAAATGAATGTGTGAAGGAAATCGAGCAGAAAAAATAA
- a CDS encoding putative signal transducing protein, with the protein MSKLKLRHLITTGAQEAEMIKALLEDNEIAVIEKHHEVGAYANIYMGFSAFNVELYTSVEDYKEAKKLVSELEFVDDQMLREEAENSDQDKEVSYYLKNAAKIIIILFLLISFFFLFI; encoded by the coding sequence ATGAGTAAACTTAAATTGAGGCATCTCATAACCACAGGTGCACAGGAAGCAGAGATGATTAAAGCGCTACTGGAGGATAACGAAATAGCGGTAATAGAAAAACATCATGAGGTTGGTGCTTACGCCAATATTTATATGGGCTTCTCTGCTTTTAATGTGGAACTCTATACTTCAGTAGAGGATTATAAAGAAGCTAAAAAATTAGTTTCTGAACTGGAATTCGTTGATGATCAGATGCTGAGGGAAGAAGCAGAAAACTCAGATCAGGATAAAGAAGTATCTTATTATCTAAAAAACGCAGCAAAAATAATAATAATTTTGTTTTTGCTGATCAGTTTTTTTTTCTTATTCATTTAA
- a CDS encoding DUF6092 family protein — protein sequence MSELSQKEVLKLISHMTTSARGLIDEPKSYGPFRLIDSTIKLYQTLEKADVIKEKNETDLDEIISELDEIKRECLAEDCQEDCAENLDSIINKLVVELNKEM from the coding sequence ATGAGTGAACTAAGTCAAAAAGAAGTTTTAAAGTTAATTTCTCATATGACTACCAGTGCTAGAGGATTGATCGATGAGCCAAAAAGTTATGGACCTTTTCGCCTTATCGACTCAACGATCAAATTATATCAAACTCTAGAAAAGGCAGATGTAATAAAAGAAAAGAATGAAACAGATTTAGACGAGATTATTTCAGAACTTGATGAGATAAAAAGGGAATGTCTAGCAGAAGATTGTCAAGAAGATTGTGCAGAAAATTTAGATAGTATTATCAACAAACTTGTTGTTGAATTAAATAAAGAAATGTGA
- a CDS encoding nitroreductase family protein produces the protein MGELLNLIKKRRSIRNFRNDKIPRDDLSELIEAAIWAPSGGNIQSWRFIVVDDDILLEKIDAFSPGLSGNPPALIILCYDKNLAYQKGGKFGRDILSRMDISMAAQNIMLLAAEKDLASCPVKSFNRGALIELLKLPDKIEPELLISVGHSFVEPPPPKRDKLEKISYFNHWGEEDNE, from the coding sequence GTGGGAGAGCTTTTAAATCTAATAAAAAAACGCAGAAGTATAAGAAATTTCCGTAATGATAAAATACCAAGAGATGACCTAAGCGAACTAATAGAAGCTGCTATATGGGCTCCTTCTGGAGGTAATATTCAATCATGGAGGTTTATCGTTGTTGATGATGATATTTTACTAGAAAAGATTGATGCTTTTAGTCCAGGCCTGTCTGGAAATCCACCTGCTTTAATAATTCTCTGTTATGATAAAAACTTGGCCTATCAAAAGGGAGGTAAATTTGGTAGAGATATTTTAAGCAGAATGGATATTTCTATGGCTGCCCAGAACATCATGCTTTTAGCTGCAGAAAAAGACCTTGCCAGTTGTCCGGTAAAATCATTTAATAGAGGTGCTTTAATCGAATTATTAAAACTGCCTGATAAAATTGAACCCGAGTTATTGATCTCGGTGGGGCATTCTTTTGTTGAACCACCTCCACCAAAAAGGGATAAACTTGAAAAAATATCTTATTTTAATCATTGGGGTGAAGAAGATAATGAGTGA
- a CDS encoding TetR/AcrR family transcriptional regulator: MQAGMEEFSAYPYLKSSTNRIIENADISKGSFYQYFDNKKDLYKYIIKKATDEKIEFLNEQLVDFEKQSFFDYLRELFIGGIKFKKQYPLLSKIGDRLLTGDNESLKKEVYDESRPKSNQFFLNILKKAAVRGELDPEIDIEMTAYMLTDFSISIIDYYFKQYEPENNDRVVEELEQILEYVDKMIYIMKNGIAKKC; the protein is encoded by the coding sequence TTGCAGGCCGGAATGGAAGAGTTTTCTGCTTATCCATATTTAAAAAGCAGCACAAATAGAATTATTGAAAATGCAGATATATCCAAGGGAAGTTTTTATCAATATTTTGATAACAAAAAAGATCTTTATAAATATATTATCAAAAAAGCTACTGATGAAAAAATAGAATTTTTAAATGAGCAGCTGGTAGATTTTGAAAAGCAGAGTTTTTTTGATTATTTAAGAGAATTATTTATTGGTGGAATTAAATTTAAAAAACAGTACCCCTTACTTTCTAAAATCGGAGATAGATTATTAACAGGTGATAATGAGAGTTTAAAAAAAGAAGTTTATGATGAAAGCAGACCTAAGAGCAATCAGTTCTTTTTAAATATACTTAAAAAGGCTGCTGTAAGGGGAGAATTAGACCCGGAAATTGATATCGAAATGACCGCATATATGCTGACAGATTTTTCAATAAGTATAATTGACTATTATTTTAAACAGTATGAACCAGAAAATAATGACAGGGTAGTAGAAGAACTAGAACAAATTCTTGAATATGTAGATAAAATGATCTATATTATGAAAAATGGAATAGCAAAAAAGTGTTAA
- a CDS encoding MATE family efflux transporter has product MKKNKFEEIKTNYDPVRESFLTEPLAKLITKNLLPSMAAMVMMGLYGIVDGILIGRRLGPGPMASVNLLFPVLALAIGLATMVGVGGNAKIAVLLGKGKISKARGVFSVVLILGIVIGLFTSLSIHLGFDRILNFLGTNAELGAYAGEYLKGFYLFFAPIILLFILERSVRTDGRPKLATGVMIFTSLLNIGLDYLFLFPLNLGLGGAAIATGISQSLGASIFLAYFIRKTLKNHQGLKIGSPKGCWSEIVGISANGSSELFSALAVGVTTLLYNRQIIEYAGTSGLAAFVIIQYFLALASQILMGMATGVQPILSYNHGGGCHERVRGTLKRVMGTGFIISLFFFLLIRFQTENLLGIFIPHDPETLALAIQVAGYISWSFLFMSIGILGSAYFTALEQALKSLTIALLRGLILIIIGLTVFPIFWGATGIWLTTLFAEGVTGIMVFVFLFKSANPVLLKAYSNRDQIYSKRLV; this is encoded by the coding sequence TTGAAAAAAAATAAATTCGAAGAAATAAAAACTAATTATGATCCTGTAAGAGAAAGCTTTCTGACTGAACCTTTAGCTAAATTAATTACAAAAAATCTTCTACCTTCTATGGCTGCGATGGTAATGATGGGTCTCTATGGAATTGTGGACGGTATTTTAATTGGCAGACGTTTGGGGCCAGGACCTATGGCCTCAGTGAACCTGTTATTTCCTGTTTTGGCACTTGCCATCGGTTTGGCTACAATGGTAGGTGTTGGTGGAAATGCAAAAATTGCAGTTCTTCTGGGAAAAGGAAAGATTTCTAAAGCAAGAGGTGTGTTCAGTGTTGTGCTCATTTTAGGTATTGTTATTGGATTATTTACAAGTCTTAGCATTCACTTGGGATTTGATAGAATTCTCAATTTTCTTGGCACTAACGCTGAGCTGGGAGCCTATGCAGGAGAATATTTAAAAGGCTTTTATTTATTTTTTGCACCGATTATTCTACTTTTCATTCTGGAACGCTCCGTTAGAACTGATGGTCGTCCAAAGCTTGCAACCGGAGTAATGATTTTCACATCTTTGCTTAATATAGGATTGGACTATTTATTTTTGTTCCCATTAAACCTGGGACTTGGTGGAGCTGCAATTGCAACAGGAATTTCCCAATCACTTGGGGCATCTATTTTTTTAGCATATTTTATTCGTAAGACCTTGAAAAATCATCAGGGTCTGAAAATAGGATCTCCCAAGGGATGTTGGTCTGAAATAGTAGGAATTTCTGCCAACGGATCTTCTGAATTGTTTAGTGCTTTGGCTGTTGGAGTTACAACTCTATTATATAATCGTCAAATTATTGAATATGCTGGCACATCAGGGCTGGCAGCATTTGTTATAATCCAGTATTTTCTAGCTCTTGCATCCCAGATTCTTATGGGAATGGCAACTGGTGTTCAACCTATTTTAAGTTATAACCATGGTGGAGGTTGCCATGAAAGAGTAAGGGGAACATTGAAAAGAGTTATGGGTACAGGTTTCATAATTTCTTTGTTCTTCTTTCTGCTTATTCGTTTTCAGACTGAGAACTTGCTTGGAATCTTTATCCCACATGATCCAGAAACATTAGCTTTAGCTATTCAAGTAGCAGGTTATATAAGCTGGTCATTTCTGTTTATGTCTATAGGAATTCTTGGCTCTGCCTATTTCACAGCCCTGGAACAGGCATTAAAATCCTTAACGATAGCACTTTTAAGAGGGCTAATATTGATTATAATTGGTTTAACTGTATTTCCGATATTTTGGGGAGCGACCGGCATTTGGTTAACTACATTATTCGCAGAAGGAGTTACCGGAATTATGGTATTCGTTTTTCTTTTTAAAAGTGCAAATCCTGTTCTTTTAAAAGCTTATAGCAATCGGGATCAAATTTACTCAAAGCGATTAGTTTAA
- a CDS encoding ABC transporter permease, whose protein sequence is MRIIYLLKVAWRNLSRNKVRTFVSVLAITAVVMIVIFARGLMLGFTESNFQTYIDNSFGHVRITEEEYQIREALLPLEYTVDGFAGAGKSEMISEIKTLDRVEHVLPRIRFGAMASIDDRLIRMSGVGIDTAAENEYGALKADLKEGRMPESDNEIYVGSGLMEKLNADLGDRVTFSFADAYQSLRGRSFKIVGVRESGVVQLDDNFFYLPLSTAQDMLWMENEATELLVFAADAQEAERLQTDINTLLSEKNAENYTSVIWNKADPLIEIYNEVGNLMNLVYVLFILLGTIVVTSSLNMIIRERTSEIGMMAALGLKEKEIMKIFVYEGSFMGVIGSLMGVIGGGIITFYYSIEGIYVDVFADAMKELDVLVEPVFYLIFNFENLLISFVLGVVVVTLACLFPAYKAAKMDPVDALHYIDE, encoded by the coding sequence GTGAGAATAATCTATTTATTAAAAGTTGCCTGGCGTAATCTAAGCCGTAATAAGGTGAGAACCTTTGTTTCAGTTCTGGCAATTACTGCAGTTGTGATGATCGTAATCTTTGCCAGAGGCTTGATGCTGGGGTTTACCGAATCAAATTTTCAAACATATATAGATAATAGTTTTGGCCATGTTAGGATAACAGAAGAGGAGTATCAAATTAGAGAAGCTTTATTACCTCTTGAATATACTGTAGATGGTTTTGCTGGAGCGGGAAAAAGTGAGATGATCTCTGAAATCAAGACCCTTGATCGGGTAGAACATGTTCTGCCAAGGATTCGTTTTGGAGCTATGGCCAGTATTGATGATAGATTAATCAGGATGTCTGGAGTGGGAATTGATACTGCTGCGGAAAATGAATATGGGGCCTTAAAAGCAGATCTTAAAGAAGGAAGAATGCCTGAATCAGATAATGAAATATATGTAGGTAGTGGATTAATGGAAAAATTAAATGCTGATTTAGGTGATAGGGTAACTTTTTCCTTTGCTGATGCCTATCAATCATTAAGGGGGCGCAGCTTTAAGATTGTAGGTGTAAGAGAATCGGGAGTCGTACAGTTAGATGACAATTTCTTTTATCTACCCTTAAGCACAGCTCAGGATATGTTGTGGATGGAAAATGAAGCAACTGAATTACTGGTCTTTGCTGCTGATGCTCAAGAGGCAGAACGGCTGCAAACTGATATAAATACACTTCTAAGCGAAAAAAATGCTGAAAACTATACATCGGTCATCTGGAATAAGGCTGATCCATTAATAGAAATATATAATGAAGTAGGTAATTTGATGAATCTAGTTTATGTGTTATTTATATTGCTTGGTACAATAGTAGTGACCAGCAGTTTAAATATGATTATTAGAGAAAGAACTTCTGAAATTGGGATGATGGCTGCCCTTGGTTTAAAAGAAAAAGAAATAATGAAAATATTTGTTTATGAAGGTTCTTTTATGGGAGTAATCGGCAGTTTGATGGGTGTGATTGGTGGTGGAATAATAACATTTTATTATTCTATTGAAGGTATATATGTAGATGTATTTGCAGATGCTATGAAAGAATTAGATGTCCTTGTAGAACCTGTTTTTTATCTTATTTTTAATTTTGAGAATTTGCTTATAAGTTTTGTGCTTGGAGTAGTTGTGGTTACTTTAGCCTGTCTGTTCCCTGCCTATAAAGCTGCAAAAATGGACCCTGTAGATGCATTACATTATATTGATGAATAA
- a CDS encoding outer membrane lipoprotein-sorting protein, whose amino-acid sequence MIKKLNLYLFISLILFLPLLFSFSFNVAAEELSAEQIMQRVDENEYIESGRMEAEMIIEDRGREIVKEMFSFIEGHNNLTEFTNPRDRGTRYLKLDDDLWMYFPDAEDLVRISGHMMREGMMGSDFSYEDALESQRLSELYNFELEGIEEINSREAYIISGLAREDKDVSYYERKIWVDKERFVILRDEYYSTGGRMIKELDVKELKEFESGRWFPVIAVMNDKLKEESQTTLKVLELEFDYDIPEGKISLEELQ is encoded by the coding sequence GTGATTAAAAAATTAAATTTATATCTTTTTATTTCTCTAATTCTATTTTTGCCATTGCTCTTTAGTTTTTCTTTTAATGTAGCAGCTGAAGAGCTAAGCGCTGAGCAAATAATGCAGAGAGTTGATGAAAATGAATATATAGAATCAGGTAGAATGGAAGCCGAAATGATAATTGAAGACCGTGGTAGAGAGATCGTCAAAGAGATGTTTTCCTTTATTGAAGGTCATAATAATTTAACCGAATTTACTAATCCCAGGGATAGGGGTACTAGATACCTGAAATTAGATGATGACCTCTGGATGTATTTTCCGGATGCTGAAGATTTGGTCAGGATTTCTGGTCATATGATGAGAGAAGGTATGATGGGCAGTGATTTTTCCTATGAGGATGCACTTGAATCACAGAGGCTGAGCGAACTATATAATTTTGAATTAGAAGGTATAGAAGAGATCAATTCCAGAGAAGCATATATTATTTCCGGTCTTGCTCGTGAAGATAAAGATGTCTCTTATTATGAGAGGAAGATCTGGGTTGACAAAGAACGTTTTGTAATCCTGCGTGATGAATATTACAGCACTGGTGGAAGGATGATTAAAGAATTAGATGTAAAAGAGTTAAAAGAATTTGAATCCGGACGCTGGTTCCCGGTCATAGCTGTTATGAATGATAAGTTAAAAGAAGAAAGTCAGACTACTTTAAAAGTATTAGAATTAGAATTTGATTATGATATTCCAGAAGGTAAAATTTCTCTAGAAGAACTACAGTGA
- a CDS encoding aminopeptidase has protein sequence MSVEEASKTVVNDCLQIKKGEDVLVIVDPKSVAVGESLLEACLEVNAEAALIKMIERTTHGEEPPKFVAAAMKNADVVLAPTTKSLSHTQARIEACKNGARIATMPGITEDMMIRTLGADYDKISNLSKKFAAKLDQSKEVKITTAKGTELSFSIAGRKATADTGIIVNKGEYGNLPAGEAFTAPVEGSANGTLVIDGAIAGINDMDEDIVVTIKDGLVKKIEGGKAAAEIRELLSSADDENVYNIAELGIGTNEEAQLSSSLLEAEKVFGTVHIAFGDNASMGGNVEAAIHIDGVILEPNLYLDGEAVIEKGKHLI, from the coding sequence ATGTCAGTGGAAGAAGCAAGTAAAACGGTTGTTAACGATTGTCTGCAGATTAAAAAAGGAGAAGATGTTTTAGTTATTGTTGATCCAAAATCTGTAGCCGTGGGAGAAAGCCTTTTAGAGGCCTGCCTGGAAGTTAATGCAGAAGCAGCTCTAATCAAAATGATCGAAAGAACAACCCATGGGGAAGAACCACCAAAATTTGTGGCTGCAGCCATGAAAAATGCAGATGTTGTTCTAGCTCCAACAACTAAATCTTTATCCCATACCCAGGCCAGAATAGAAGCCTGTAAAAATGGCGCCCGAATAGCTACTATGCCAGGTATAACAGAAGATATGATGATCAGAACCCTTGGAGCAGATTATGATAAAATCAGTAATTTAAGCAAAAAATTTGCTGCTAAATTAGATCAAAGCAAAGAAGTAAAAATCACTACTGCAAAGGGAACAGAACTCAGCTTTTCTATTGCAGGCCGCAAAGCTACAGCAGATACTGGTATTATAGTTAACAAAGGAGAGTACGGCAATCTCCCGGCAGGTGAAGCTTTTACAGCTCCTGTTGAAGGTAGTGCAAATGGCACACTTGTCATAGATGGTGCTATAGCAGGTATTAATGATATGGATGAAGATATTGTAGTTACCATCAAGGATGGTCTTGTAAAAAAAATAGAAGGTGGAAAAGCAGCAGCTGAAATAAGAGAGCTTTTAAGTTCTGCCGATGACGAAAATGTCTACAATATTGCTGAACTGGGAATTGGAACGAATGAGGAAGCCCAGCTTTCAAGCAGCCTGCTTGAAGCAGAAAAGGTATTTGGCACTGTTCACATAGCTTTTGGTGATAATGCTTCAATGGGTGGAAATGTAGAAGCAGCTATCCACATCGATGGAGTTATCTTAGAACCGAACCTTTATTTAGATGGTGAAGCTGTAATTGAAAAAGGTAAACATCTAATTTAA
- a CDS encoding ABC transporter permease: MFLIKLALKNLKRRKKRTFIMAVILATAVISFLLLDSLMIGMMDLSFGNVIDFETPHIEIAQKEFFAEIDEDEEPPLEQAFIPERSMLDELREVEGFRALTSVIDFSATFISGRYDFPVLVRVIDEESFKDVFRHHEHLEKGEFISTGDSGVVIGKDLAEFFNLDIGDYYTLRFRDKDNYFSTIEGEIRGIISTPHPEVNQRTVLIARDQAVERLAVEENSVTQLMLRMDNRDLALDKTDLLAASFADTDFEVRSYRDASEMLVAIEAWGYLETYFILALILLVGAIGIINAIVLSALERVGEIGMMKAMGLKEKEIVKIFIIEAGGIGVIGALLGCLVGGILNAIFVQYGIALEGLWDAEALGLPLTGRLYGSWSLSSFIFIFIFVIIITVIASIIPSYWAARKDPADAIHHK; encoded by the coding sequence ATGTTTTTGATTAAGCTGGCCTTAAAGAATCTTAAGCGCAGAAAAAAAAGAACTTTTATTATGGCAGTCATTTTAGCAACTGCAGTTATATCTTTTCTGCTTTTAGACTCCCTTATGATAGGAATGATGGATTTATCATTTGGAAATGTCATTGACTTTGAAACACCCCATATTGAGATAGCTCAGAAAGAGTTTTTTGCAGAAATAGATGAGGATGAAGAACCACCTTTAGAACAGGCTTTTATTCCTGAACGATCAATGCTTGATGAATTAAGAGAGGTTGAAGGCTTTAGAGCATTAACTTCTGTGATAGACTTTTCAGCAACATTTATTTCAGGCAGATATGATTTTCCAGTCCTGGTTAGGGTAATAGATGAAGAAAGTTTTAAAGATGTATTTCGTCATCATGAACATTTAGAAAAAGGAGAATTTATATCTACTGGGGATTCAGGAGTTGTGATAGGTAAAGATTTAGCAGAGTTTTTTAACTTAGATATTGGAGATTATTATACCCTTAGATTTAGAGATAAAGATAATTACTTTAGTACAATAGAGGGTGAGATAAGAGGTATAATTTCAACTCCTCATCCAGAAGTTAATCAAAGAACAGTTCTGATCGCCAGGGATCAGGCAGTAGAAAGACTGGCAGTTGAAGAAAATAGTGTGACCCAGTTGATGCTGAGAATGGATAATCGTGATCTGGCTTTAGATAAAACTGATCTATTAGCAGCCAGTTTTGCTGATACAGACTTTGAAGTTCGTTCCTATAGAGATGCTTCTGAGATGCTTGTAGCGATTGAGGCCTGGGGCTATTTAGAAACATATTTTATTTTAGCACTCATTTTATTGGTAGGAGCCATCGGTATAATAAATGCCATTGTATTATCTGCCTTAGAAAGGGTAGGGGAAATCGGAATGATGAAAGCGATGGGATTAAAAGAAAAAGAGATTGTAAAAATATTTATTATTGAAGCAGGTGGAATCGGAGTAATAGGTGCACTGTTAGGCTGTCTTGTTGGCGGGATATTAAATGCTATTTTTGTTCAATATGGTATCGCTCTAGAAGGTTTATGGGATGCTGAAGCCCTTGGTTTACCTTTAACTGGAAGACTTTATGGAAGCTGGAGTTTATCTTCTTTTATTTTTATATTTATCTTTGTAATTATAATAACCGTGATTGCCAGTATTATACCTTCATATTGGGCAGCACGCAAAGATCCAGCAGATGCCATTCATCATAAATAA
- a CDS encoding cation:proton antiporter gives MLVLDYPILLDLGIKTLIFAFVLLACLKLKITTVPVFILVGLILSPVIIREGALLGIAETGIVLLFFLLGLEYPLSKMIKIAKKIWFGGVLDFAINLIIPMLVAYFFSLSWPAAFLLGGVTYASSSSITLKMLEDKKRFANPESDYMIALLIFEDIVAPIAVTLITVLYVQGDFTLITGVGVFARVIALIAFSLILAKFLFARFADQFDHRLNEQFVLLFGASMALIFSGLALLLGLSELLGAFLAGVMLSELEHPEKFDKVILPVRNITLPFFFVWFGAGIELGAGILSIPLLVFLLVWAIVGKIIVGIIGGKAFGLSKKAAMRGGFSLVQRGEFSVVIAALAAAELRSFSGIYIVLTAFIGMLFFAKASSWTNYIT, from the coding sequence ATGTTAGTCTTAGACTATCCGATCTTGCTTGATTTAGGAATTAAAACTTTAATATTTGCTTTTGTACTTTTAGCCTGCTTAAAACTCAAGATAACAACCGTCCCTGTTTTTATTCTTGTGGGCTTAATATTAAGTCCTGTAATCATTAGAGAAGGAGCACTGTTGGGAATAGCAGAAACCGGTATAGTTTTACTTTTCTTTTTGCTGGGCTTAGAATATCCTTTATCTAAAATGATTAAAATAGCAAAAAAGATATGGTTTGGGGGAGTGCTTGATTTTGCAATAAACCTTATTATCCCAATGCTTGTAGCCTACTTTTTTTCTTTAAGCTGGCCGGCTGCATTTCTACTTGGTGGAGTAACATATGCCAGCAGTTCTTCTATAACCCTAAAAATGCTTGAAGATAAAAAACGTTTTGCTAATCCTGAATCTGATTACATGATAGCCCTTTTGATTTTCGAAGATATAGTAGCTCCAATTGCAGTAACTTTGATTACTGTCTTGTATGTTCAGGGTGATTTTACCCTTATTACAGGAGTAGGAGTATTTGCAAGAGTAATTGCTTTAATTGCATTTTCATTAATTTTAGCAAAATTTCTTTTTGCTCGTTTTGCTGATCAATTTGATCATAGGCTAAATGAACAATTTGTACTTTTATTTGGTGCTTCAATGGCTTTGATATTTTCAGGTTTGGCTTTGTTACTTGGTCTTTCAGAACTTTTAGGTGCTTTTTTAGCTGGAGTTATGCTTTCAGAACTTGAACATCCGGAAAAGTTTGATAAGGTTATTCTGCCGGTCAGAAATATAACTTTACCCTTCTTTTTTGTTTGGTTTGGAGCAGGAATAGAACTTGGTGCAGGAATTTTATCAATTCCACTTTTAGTCTTTTTGCTTGTCTGGGCGATAGTGGGTAAAATAATTGTTGGTATCATCGGAGGTAAAGCCTTTGGGTTAAGCAAAAAAGCTGCAATGAGAGGAGGCTTTTCTTTAGTACAGAGAGGCGAATTTTCTGTTGTTATTGCTGCTCTGGCTGCGGCAGAGTTGAGAAGTTTTAGTGGTATTTATATTGTTTTAACAGCTTTTATTGGAATGCTCTTTTTTGCTAAAGCATCAAGCTGGACAAATTATATAACTTAA
- a CDS encoding MTH1187 family thiamine-binding protein has protein sequence MPIAELTVVPLGTKETSLSKYVADCHQILKEQDKVEYQLTPMGTVLEGDLEDIFAITQKMHEVPFENGALRVTTSLKIDDRRDKKGSMKQKLDSVESKLK, from the coding sequence ATGCCTATAGCAGAACTAACAGTAGTACCTTTAGGAACAAAGGAGACCAGTTTGAGTAAATATGTTGCCGACTGTCATCAAATCTTAAAAGAACAGGATAAGGTAGAATACCAGTTGACACCGATGGGGACAGTACTTGAAGGTGATTTGGAAGACATTTTTGCCATAACCCAAAAGATGCATGAGGTACCTTTTGAAAATGGAGCCTTAAGGGTTACCACCAGTCTTAAAATTGATGACCGCAGAGATAAAAAAGGCAGCATGAAACAAAAATTAGATTCAGTAGAAAGCAAACTCAAGTGA
- a CDS encoding TetR/AcrR family transcriptional regulator, protein MQTTKQEIFNAARELFIEKGFKKTNISEITAEVGIAVGSFYNFYSSKEEVFMDVFVKEDQALKKRIKNSINFDGDISTVVKELIKKLHEGMKNNPILVEWYKKEDFKTITKKVGEPYVDEVNEGDAFYSFFLEIVGKWQSEGKLDQHWDKEYILALFNSVAFIDLHKDEIGEEYFPELLEDLIKFIVRGLEP, encoded by the coding sequence ATGCAAACAACGAAACAGGAAATTTTTAATGCAGCAAGAGAGTTATTTATTGAAAAAGGATTTAAAAAAACCAATATATCAGAAATTACAGCTGAAGTTGGGATTGCAGTTGGAAGCTTTTACAACTTTTACTCTTCAAAAGAAGAAGTATTCATGGATGTTTTTGTCAAAGAAGATCAGGCACTGAAAAAACGTATTAAAAATTCTATCAATTTTGACGGAGATATCTCTACTGTAGTTAAAGAGCTTATTAAAAAGCTGCATGAAGGAATGAAAAACAACCCAATATTAGTTGAGTGGTATAAAAAAGAAGATTTTAAAACTATCACTAAAAAAGTGGGAGAGCCTTATGTAGATGAGGTCAATGAGGGAGATGCATTTTATTCTTTCTTTTTAGAAATAGTAGGAAAATGGCAATCTGAAGGAAAGTTAGATCAGCATTGGGATAAAGAGTATATTCTGGCCTTATTCAACTCTGTCGCATTTATTGATCTTCACAAAGATGAAATTGGAGAGGAATATTTTCCAGAACTCCTTGAAGATCTCATAAAATTCATTGTCAGGGGTCTTGAACCATAA